A window of the Zeugodacus cucurbitae isolate PBARC_wt_2022May chromosome 4, idZeuCucr1.2, whole genome shotgun sequence genome harbors these coding sequences:
- the LOC105218666 gene encoding kelch-like protein 5 has protein sequence MMPLDLHNFSLVAKITSLKALIMLRNNLETCTWESMPALPQHLRGMNVALLNESIYVLGGYVHNAAAPLDTVYKLDNNGTEWQQVANLLKPRFEANVTVFEDKIYVFGGLSAAGTPLADCECYDAVSNTWTQCADMLEQWSALHTTIVPTQVTRTLTLYHSAVDEPATSKHRAWLWHFA, from the exons ATGATGCCATTGGATCTACACAATTTTTCATTGGTGGCTAAAATTACAAGTCTGAAAGCACTAATAATGTTGAGGAACAATTTGGAAACATGTACGTGGGAGAGCATGCCTGCATTACCACAGCACTTACGGGGCATGAATGTGGCGCTATTGAATGAAAGCATCTACGTTTTGGGAGGTTATGTGCACAATGCAGCTGCGCCATTGGACACTGTGTATAa GTTAGACAATAACGGCACAGAGTGGCAGCAAGTCGCCAATTTGTTGAAACCACGTTTTGAAGCAAACGTTACGGTATTTGAGGATAAAATATACGTTTTTGGTGGTTTGTCAGCTGCAGGAACACCACTTGCCGATTGTGAATGCTATGATGCAGTGAGCAATACTTGGACACAATGTGCTGATATGCTAGAACAGTGGTCGGCACTCCATaccacaattgtgccgactcaagtcacacgtacgcttacgctctatcattcagCCGTTGAcgaaccagcaacgagtaaacatcgcgcatggctatggcactttgcataa